From the Senegalimassilia faecalis genome, one window contains:
- a CDS encoding glycosyltransferase family 2 protein has translation MTRSPRISVIIPICNVEKFLDECLDSVSGQTFRDIEIICLNDGSKDGSSAIMHRHADADERIVCIDKQNEGYGATCNRGLDMACGEYIAIVEPDDYLRLDMFKDMLALVDALGGAIDVVKTPWLELHEWDNPSTLYTKPGGLYRALPTSKAPFVLADAPILLEGHPSIWSALYRRAFLDEQGIRFHPYPGAGWADNPFLVQTLCRARKIAYLDKMFYCYRTDLPGSTLHHATEEKIALPFVRWMDMTSEMHDMGVRDEGIWLAHTVRAFNYLDGAIIDDGWDNPVVRRMTKRMFDMIPEQHVLHCGKLSPAKKRFYFEQRGLPVPNISPLPYAKHLAAQSVHALRAMGVAYLVRRTAQFAGEKAKGIGVESAARG, from the coding sequence ATGACGCGTTCTCCAAGAATCTCGGTAATCATCCCTATCTGTAACGTGGAGAAATTCCTTGACGAGTGCCTGGACAGCGTTTCGGGGCAAACGTTTCGCGATATCGAAATCATCTGCCTCAACGACGGCTCAAAGGACGGCTCGAGCGCCATCATGCACCGTCACGCCGACGCCGATGAGCGCATCGTGTGCATCGACAAGCAAAACGAAGGCTACGGGGCTACGTGCAATCGGGGTCTGGACATGGCGTGCGGCGAATATATCGCCATCGTGGAACCCGACGACTATCTGCGGCTGGACATGTTCAAGGATATGCTTGCGCTTGTCGATGCGCTTGGCGGCGCTATCGATGTGGTGAAAACCCCTTGGCTTGAGCTGCACGAATGGGACAACCCCAGCACGTTGTACACGAAGCCCGGCGGGTTGTATCGCGCGCTGCCAACATCGAAGGCGCCGTTCGTGCTTGCCGACGCGCCCATTCTGCTTGAGGGGCATCCTTCCATCTGGTCGGCGCTGTACCGCCGCGCTTTCTTGGATGAGCAGGGCATTCGGTTCCATCCGTATCCTGGCGCCGGCTGGGCGGACAACCCGTTTTTGGTGCAGACGCTTTGCCGTGCCCGCAAGATCGCGTATCTGGACAAGATGTTCTACTGCTATCGCACCGACCTGCCCGGCTCTACGTTGCATCACGCCACGGAAGAGAAGATCGCGCTGCCGTTCGTGCGCTGGATGGACATGACAAGCGAGATGCACGACATGGGCGTTCGCGACGAGGGCATCTGGCTTGCGCATACGGTGCGCGCGTTCAACTACCTTGACGGCGCCATCATCGACGACGGTTGGGACAACCCTGTGGTGCGCCGCATGACGAAGCGCATGTTCGACATGATCCCCGAGCAGCACGTGCTTCATTGCGGCAAGCTATCTCCGGCGAAGAAGCGCTTCTACTTCGAGCAGCGCGGCCTTCCCGTGCCGAACATTTCGCCGCTGCCGTATGCAAAGCATCTGGCGGCCCAGTCCGTGCATGCGCTTCGCGCGATGGGCGTTGCGTACCTGGTGCGCCGCACCGCGCAGTTCGCGGGAGAAAAGGCGAAGGGCATCGGCGTGGAAAGCGCTGCGCGCGGGTAG